Proteins encoded in a region of the Mucispirillum schaedleri ASF457 genome:
- a CDS encoding TorD/DmsD family molecular chaperone yields MEKELYIRRHRDYAVFSKIFAGPVDSDTKQVIINLFNNLIIFARHMQDESLKNSLEFVIDFLQKNNEEELNRIYTSLFVSGGYGKILCPVESFYLDNTGQIMGEKRDAVFEIYVKNKLSLVKTFKEQEDHIAAELSYISIKNKEILEDNYIQQLLDNNINEQYIFIKNHLLPLIHYFILDLKKYDKSMLYFETACIIKKYLEYDFIKSYG; encoded by the coding sequence ATGGAAAAAGAGTTATATATAAGACGGCATAGAGACTATGCCGTCTTTTCAAAAATATTTGCAGGTCCAGTTGATAGTGATACAAAACAGGTTATTATAAATTTGTTTAATAATCTTATTATATTTGCCAGACATATGCAGGATGAAAGTTTAAAAAACAGTCTTGAATTTGTTATAGATTTTTTACAAAAAAATAATGAAGAAGAACTAAATAGAATATATACTTCTCTATTTGTTTCTGGGGGATATGGAAAAATACTATGCCCTGTTGAATCTTTCTATCTTGATAATACTGGACAAATTATGGGAGAAAAAAGAGATGCAGTCTTTGAAATATATGTAAAAAATAAATTAAGCCTTGTAAAAACATTTAAAGAACAGGAAGACCATATTGCTGCAGAACTTTCTTATATTTCTATAAAAAATAAAGAAATATTAGAAGATAATTATATTCAGCAGTTACTTGATAATAACATTAATGAGCAGTATATTTTTATAAAAAACCATCTACTGCCTCTCATTCATTATTTCATTCTAGATTTAAAAAAATATGATAAAAGTATGCTTTATTTTGAAACTGCATGTATTATAAAAAAATATTTAGAGTATGACTTTATTAAAAGTTATGGATAA
- a CDS encoding 4Fe-4S dicluster domain-containing protein: MKQWGFYFDETRCVGCKACMIACKENNEELRGDINIHQYNINTDYTKDNKVNIPSIDECSKYYMKENWRRVSQTIEGTFPALKMTNLSISCNHCINPACIPACPVEAISKDSEYGIVQSDRSICISCGSCEAECPWEAPQYYDKNYADYAEEDPARPRMTKCNLCIGRIKEGLKPACVAVCPARALDAGPIEELKIKYKDAVTSTANFNNIEKIKLHKPNLLLTAKYATK; the protein is encoded by the coding sequence ATGAAACAATGGGGTTTTTATTTTGATGAAACAAGATGTGTTGGCTGCAAAGCCTGCATGATTGCCTGCAAAGAAAATAATGAAGAATTAAGGGGTGATATTAATATTCACCAATATAATATTAATACAGATTATACAAAAGATAATAAAGTAAACATTCCATCTATAGATGAATGCAGCAAATATTATATGAAAGAAAACTGGCGGAGGGTATCGCAGACAATAGAAGGCACTTTTCCAGCATTAAAAATGACAAATCTTTCAATATCCTGCAACCACTGCATAAATCCTGCATGTATTCCTGCATGCCCTGTTGAAGCTATCAGTAAAGACAGTGAATATGGTATTGTGCAGTCTGATAGAAGTATATGTATATCTTGTGGCAGCTGCGAAGCAGAATGTCCTTGGGAAGCACCACAATATTATGATAAAAACTATGCAGATTATGCAGAAGAAGACCCTGCAAGACCGCGTATGACTAAATGCAACTTATGTATAGGCAGAATAAAAGAAGGCTTAAAACCAGCATGTGTTGCTGTATGCCCTGCTAGAGCATTAGATGCAGGACCAATTGAAGAACTGAAAATCAAATATAAAGATGCAGTTACTTCTACAGCTAATTTTAATAATATAGAAAAAATCAAGCTGCATAAACCAAACCTGTTATTAACAGCTAAATATGCAACAAAATAA
- a CDS encoding molybdopterin-containing oxidoreductase family protein, with protein sequence MGKNQGKETLNITRRTLLKGSAALMLTACTSKKAVEETAAKETTVDNITENQPLIQNPEAVFDTSLKVVNTHHRIHCHGSCMLKAYVKNGRLVNLTSMGDIPRENSKEKDEDLFMRQRRACPRGLSEKKRLYAPNRIKYPMKQTKERGDITGFVRISWEEAAKTVASYLKEMQERQKELGYLPIFATGNSPAKYLGTTLDIYGHHSAGNQMDAMYAALGPKVQGNPAIDILNSKLIIIWSTDTRTTQPHLTFFLTKAKEAGIPIVVVDSRFTDTAATYSTGIGKVPGFIAVRPGTDSAMLAAMAYVLYKKKLYNEKFLKEYTFGFFPNDTVTSNSNIENPVTKTLYKGQTFTVPAGESFAEYLESLEKQYKDYKGVLNWAASLTGTTAEIIENLALEYCKASAAAFFCGWTTGGAQRTNNGLYYSWFLIALAAMTGNISRRGGGFGMIAPSDGYKIKIGSNPPLTDAKKYGSIKFSIFSLPEVILTGRDARTAEQLRDDVKLLNNIDLGNDPRLHIEMVIKGEGSGDFFTQKANINRKIEAFKKVKYVVCYEQQMSTTAKYSDIILPAAMNLEQTFFTYGQMNCELDVAHKVSEPLYDCKLDREITRLICKELGIELKNYTDEEIMKAQWEKAEFPKGYAEINPKRTMPDFDTIMQMGEYQLPTPLDKTYIDTMNYKPGEFPTDTGRINFYSPYMAMRQRAQHPVYGPRYIPSKEGYETIQKKEKSRKGVAYGLQFITPHVIHRAHSTFDTVPLLQDTYDNYVEISDADAKTRGIKTGNIVYVYNDYGCIKLPALVSSRPMPGVIVINEGRIYNPSSEETYTAYFDVTGKGEYKEIVTPVDLGACVSTLTVDMESGAGDPVTHQFTNKSGGFAASGNLCEISIKKPN encoded by the coding sequence ATGGGAAAAAATCAAGGAAAAGAAACACTTAATATTACCCGGAGAACTCTGCTTAAAGGCAGTGCAGCTCTTATGCTTACTGCCTGCACATCTAAAAAAGCAGTAGAAGAAACAGCAGCAAAGGAAACAACAGTAGATAATATTACTGAAAATCAGCCGCTTATCCAAAATCCTGAAGCAGTATTTGATACTTCACTAAAAGTGGTTAATACTCACCACAGAATACACTGCCACGGATCATGTATGTTAAAAGCATATGTAAAAAACGGCAGGCTTGTAAACCTTACATCTATGGGTGATATTCCTAGAGAAAATTCAAAAGAAAAAGATGAAGATTTATTTATGCGTCAACGCAGAGCATGCCCTAGAGGTCTTTCTGAAAAGAAACGCTTGTATGCTCCAAATAGAATAAAATATCCTATGAAGCAGACAAAAGAAAGAGGCGATATAACAGGGTTTGTCCGCATAAGCTGGGAAGAAGCTGCTAAAACAGTAGCATCTTACTTAAAAGAAATGCAGGAAAGACAAAAAGAGCTTGGATATCTTCCTATTTTTGCAACTGGTAACTCTCCTGCAAAATATTTAGGCACAACTCTTGATATATACGGCCACCACTCTGCAGGAAACCAAATGGATGCAATGTATGCCGCTCTTGGACCAAAAGTTCAAGGTAATCCTGCTATTGATATATTAAACTCTAAATTAATAATCATATGGTCTACAGATACTAGAACTACACAACCACACTTAACATTCTTTTTAACTAAAGCAAAAGAAGCAGGTATACCTATTGTTGTAGTAGACAGCAGATTTACAGATACAGCTGCAACTTACAGCACAGGTATTGGTAAAGTTCCAGGGTTTATTGCTGTAAGACCGGGAACAGACAGTGCAATGCTTGCTGCTATGGCTTATGTTCTTTATAAGAAAAAACTTTATAATGAAAAATTTTTAAAAGAATATACTTTTGGATTTTTTCCAAATGATACAGTTACAAGCAACTCTAATATAGAAAATCCTGTTACAAAAACATTATATAAAGGTCAGACTTTTACAGTGCCAGCAGGAGAATCTTTTGCAGAATATCTTGAAAGCCTTGAAAAACAGTATAAAGATTATAAAGGGGTGCTTAACTGGGCAGCATCATTAACAGGCACAACTGCAGAAATAATTGAAAACCTTGCATTAGAATATTGTAAAGCATCAGCAGCAGCATTTTTCTGTGGCTGGACTACAGGCGGTGCACAAAGAACTAATAATGGATTATATTATTCATGGTTTTTAATAGCGCTTGCTGCAATGACTGGAAATATTTCAAGACGAGGTGGCGGCTTTGGTATGATTGCACCAAGTGATGGTTATAAAATTAAAATAGGCTCTAACCCGCCACTAACTGATGCTAAAAAATACGGCTCTATTAAATTTTCTATTTTTTCACTTCCAGAAGTTATTTTAACAGGCAGAGATGCAAGAACTGCAGAGCAGCTTAGAGATGATGTAAAATTATTAAACAATATTGATTTAGGCAACGACCCAAGGCTTCATATAGAAATGGTTATTAAAGGCGAAGGCTCTGGCGATTTCTTTACTCAAAAAGCAAATATTAACAGAAAAATAGAAGCATTTAAAAAAGTGAAATATGTTGTATGTTATGAACAGCAAATGAGTACTACTGCAAAATATTCTGATATTATACTTCCTGCTGCTATGAATTTAGAGCAGACATTCTTTACTTATGGTCAGATGAATTGTGAGCTTGATGTGGCACATAAAGTTTCAGAACCACTTTATGACTGTAAACTTGATAGAGAAATAACAAGGCTTATTTGTAAAGAGCTTGGTATTGAACTTAAAAACTATACTGATGAAGAAATAATGAAAGCTCAATGGGAAAAAGCAGAGTTTCCAAAAGGATATGCAGAGATAAATCCAAAAAGAACTATGCCTGATTTTGATACAATAATGCAAATGGGTGAATACCAGCTGCCTACTCCACTTGATAAAACTTATATTGATACTATGAACTATAAACCAGGAGAATTTCCAACTGATACTGGCAGAATAAACTTTTATTCTCCATATATGGCTATGAGACAAAGAGCACAGCACCCAGTTTACGGTCCTAGATATATACCTTCAAAAGAAGGATATGAAACAATCCAGAAAAAAGAAAAAAGCCGTAAAGGCGTTGCTTATGGTTTACAGTTTATAACTCCACATGTTATTCACAGAGCACACTCTACTTTTGATACTGTTCCTTTACTGCAAGATACATACGATAACTATGTAGAAATATCTGATGCAGATGCAAAAACAAGAGGAATAAAAACAGGAAATATTGTTTATGTTTATAATGATTATGGATGTATAAAACTTCCTGCACTTGTAAGCTCACGCCCTATGCCTGGTGTTATTGTTATTAATGAAGGAAGAATATATAACCCAAGCAGCGAAGAAACATATACAGCTTATTTTGATGTTACTGGAAAAGGTGAATATAAAGAAATAGTTACACCTGTTGATTTAGGTGCATGTGTATCTACCCTTACTGTTGATATGGAATCTGGTGCAGGTGACCCAGTTACTCATCAGTTTACAAATAAATCAGGTGGATTTGCTGCCAGTGGTAACTTATGTGAAATAAGCATTAAAAAACCAAATTAG
- a CDS encoding PHP domain-containing protein — protein sequence MIDLHCHSSASDGSYSPKELINMAEKLNITHLALTDHDTTAGISEFMAQKSIVNRIPGIEISVEVEKGELHIVGLFIDINNKTLQEMEEEVQYYRRKRNEKMIAALSKLVKKNVKIGDLIDNPDSQLGRPHVAKYLLRNNIVTSIQEAFDLYLKDNSSLAFKKQQVSVDRALNVIKNAGGISIIAHPYTLKLENDKLDDVVKEYKKLGLDGLEAYSSHNPFDKKDVFAEIARKNGLIISCGSDFHGANGKVASLGADICSLSDDDILKPIYDIVNNR from the coding sequence ATGATAGATTTACACTGCCATTCATCAGCATCTGATGGCTCATATAGTCCAAAAGAGCTTATTAATATGGCTGAAAAATTAAATATTACTCATCTTGCTTTAACAGACCATGATACTACTGCAGGAATAAGTGAATTTATGGCTCAAAAAAGCATAGTAAACAGAATACCCGGTATAGAAATAAGTGTGGAAGTAGAAAAGGGAGAGCTGCATATTGTAGGGCTTTTTATAGATATAAATAATAAAACCTTGCAGGAAATGGAAGAAGAAGTGCAGTATTATAGAAGAAAAAGAAATGAGAAAATGATTGCAGCTTTATCTAAACTTGTGAAAAAAAATGTAAAAATAGGAGATTTAATAGATAACCCTGACTCTCAGCTTGGCAGACCGCATGTGGCAAAATATTTATTAAGAAACAATATTGTCACTTCTATACAGGAAGCGTTTGATTTATATTTAAAAGATAATAGCAGCCTTGCATTTAAAAAGCAGCAGGTGTCAGTAGATAGAGCATTAAATGTAATAAAAAATGCAGGTGGAATATCTATTATTGCTCATCCTTATACATTAAAACTTGAAAATGATAAACTTGATGATGTAGTAAAAGAATATAAAAAACTTGGGCTTGATGGTTTGGAAGCATATTCAAGCCATAACCCTTTTGATAAAAAAGATGTATTTGCAGAGATTGCTAGAAAAAATGGGCTTATAATTTCATGTGGGAGTGATTTCCATGGAGCAAATGGGAAAGTGGCTTCTCTTGGTGCAGATATATGCAGTTTATCAGATGATGATATATTAAAACCAATTTATGATATAGTAAATAACAGGTAA
- the xerA gene encoding site-specific tyrosine recombinase/integron integrase produces MNIETKPYKYNEFKQFLRFELGMSDNSVISYLSDLETLYKFYKKDIKEITPEDIVAFMSYMRKNQQSLETILRRLSGISQYFDFLIVEKEIKVNPVEFIAKPRQWHKLPDFLDFDEVEKLISRNDLSTPVKERNYLIMETLYATGMRVSELTAVKIRDIDFKRGIIKVTGKGSKQRIVPLYPSLLKSLEDYLALRQEYFIKDIDSGYLFLNQHGNMLTRQHIWNIVKEKCKQNNITKHVSPHTLRHSFATHMLSNGADLRTLQIFLGHSNISTTEIYTHVTDDDKRKTIMNFHPRFARK; encoded by the coding sequence ATGAATATAGAAACTAAACCTTATAAGTATAACGAATTTAAACAGTTTTTACGGTTTGAGCTTGGAATGAGTGATAATTCTGTTATATCATATCTTTCTGATTTAGAAACTTTATATAAATTTTATAAAAAGGATATTAAAGAGATTACACCAGAAGATATTGTTGCCTTTATGTCATATATGCGTAAAAATCAGCAGTCATTAGAAACTATACTTCGCAGACTTTCAGGCATAAGTCAGTATTTTGATTTTTTAATAGTAGAAAAAGAGATAAAAGTAAACCCAGTAGAGTTTATTGCAAAACCTAGACAGTGGCATAAACTGCCTGATTTTCTTGATTTTGATGAAGTAGAAAAATTAATATCAAGGAATGACTTATCTACACCTGTAAAAGAAAGAAATTATTTGATAATGGAAACGCTTTATGCAACAGGTATGCGTGTAAGTGAGTTAACAGCTGTTAAAATCAGGGATATTGATTTTAAAAGGGGTATAATAAAAGTAACAGGTAAAGGCTCAAAACAAAGAATTGTGCCACTTTACCCATCATTATTAAAAAGTTTAGAAGATTATCTTGCTTTAAGACAGGAATATTTTATAAAGGATATAGATAGTGGTTATTTATTTTTAAATCAGCATGGAAATATGCTTACAAGGCAGCATATATGGAATATTGTAAAAGAAAAATGTAAACAGAATAATATTACAAAACATGTTTCACCCCATACTTTACGCCATTCTTTTGCAACTCATATGCTTTCAAATGGTGCTGATTTAAGAACTTTGCAGATATTTTTAGGACACTCAAATATTTCTACAACAGAAATATATACACATGTTACTGATGATGATAAAAGAAAAACAATAATGAACTTTCATCCGAGATTTGCAAGAAAATGA
- a CDS encoding CBS domain-containing protein, protein MKIVITHINPDFDAVASAYAAYKLYNCDHIAMCTNMENNVYNFIKDSKFNINIKQYNDKLLSELKSIDMLIITDCNQRQRLGRLAALIDIAKEIIIYDHHAGISCDISADKKNILEIGAATSIFCLKMQEESIALSSLEATFLALGIYEDTGLFTFSKTSSNDALALSYLISQKADTTAANDYVQRELSNIQVMLLNELLLNLSIITVGGVDIAYSCATVDEYVDEAAFIVHKLMIIEGLSSLFILLSTGGRLVLIGRSNDIRVNVLSIVSQFGGGGHSVAGSAIIKDKMIAETLEMLKYVIRETVKPVKSVQEIMTTHVKSVQSHSILKDAMDLTMKYNLNYLPVVENNKTIGIISRKDILHGVKHGLEYDSINNIMQTEFEIVCPDTLFYEAEAIMVYQNQKLLPVETNKGLVGVITRTDLLRLMHENMILQSKYAENKRKNLGILKNRNVLSKMQENLNKKILSLLKNIGAAAEEMHYKAYVVGGFVRDLLMEKDNYDIDIVIEGDGAKFAVNYAKKHNAKVFVHKKFKTAVVSFDDGFKIDFATARTEYYVTPAAAPEVVESSVKSDLFRRDFTINAMAVRLDGAQFGLLLDFFMGQKDILDKKIRVLHSLSFVDDPSRAYRAIRFAVRFGFEIGSHTDRLIKHAESLDLFSRIIGQRQFLELKYILAEDGYLFALQLMNKYNMLRFYSTKIKYDDELINKFKRSEHLLNWYKIQFEEDIEVWRMRFNILFFPEKGENFISLIDKFELSSKEASILKDDHKYMEYAVSLFKRYKDHKPSFIYGVCSNLSVESALALAAVMGESKQDIIKDYLTEYKNVKIDLSGQDLIEAGIPKGPEIKKALDVLLKAKLDGIVNTKEDELLFIKNEFGV, encoded by the coding sequence ATGAAAATAGTTATAACTCATATTAACCCGGATTTTGATGCAGTAGCAAGTGCTTATGCCGCATATAAATTATATAACTGCGACCATATAGCTATGTGTACAAATATGGAAAATAATGTATATAATTTTATTAAAGACAGTAAATTTAATATTAATATTAAGCAGTATAATGATAAACTTTTAAGTGAATTAAAAAGTATTGATATGTTAATTATTACAGACTGCAACCAAAGACAAAGGCTTGGCAGGCTTGCAGCATTAATAGATATTGCAAAAGAAATTATTATTTATGACCATCATGCTGGTATAAGCTGTGATATATCAGCAGATAAAAAAAATATTTTAGAAATAGGTGCTGCAACTTCTATATTTTGTTTAAAAATGCAGGAAGAAAGTATAGCTTTATCATCTCTTGAAGCTACATTTTTAGCACTTGGAATATATGAAGATACAGGGCTGTTCACTTTCAGTAAAACTTCATCAAATGATGCATTAGCTTTATCATATTTAATATCACAAAAGGCAGATACAACAGCGGCAAATGATTATGTGCAGAGAGAGTTAAGCAATATTCAGGTTATGCTTTTAAATGAACTGCTTTTAAATCTGTCAATTATAACAGTAGGCGGTGTAGATATAGCTTATTCATGTGCAACAGTAGATGAATATGTAGATGAAGCAGCTTTTATTGTTCATAAGCTTATGATAATAGAAGGTTTAAGTTCTCTTTTTATTCTGCTTTCAACAGGTGGCAGGCTTGTTCTTATAGGAAGAAGCAATGATATAAGAGTTAATGTTTTAAGTATAGTTTCTCAATTTGGCGGCGGTGGTCATAGTGTTGCAGGCAGTGCTATTATTAAAGATAAAATGATTGCTGAAACATTAGAAATGCTTAAATATGTTATTAGAGAAACAGTAAAACCTGTTAAATCTGTTCAAGAGATTATGACTACTCATGTTAAATCAGTTCAAAGCCATTCTATATTAAAAGATGCTATGGATTTAACTATGAAATATAATTTAAACTATCTTCCTGTTGTGGAAAATAATAAAACTATAGGTATTATTTCAAGAAAAGATATTCTTCATGGTGTGAAACATGGTCTTGAATATGACAGCATTAATAATATTATGCAGACAGAGTTTGAAATAGTATGTCCTGATACTTTATTTTATGAAGCGGAAGCTATTATGGTTTATCAAAATCAAAAACTTCTTCCTGTTGAAACAAATAAAGGGCTTGTGGGAGTTATTACAAGAACAGACCTTTTAAGACTTATGCATGAAAATATGATTTTACAGTCAAAATATGCTGAAAATAAGAGAAAAAATCTGGGTATATTAAAAAATAGAAATGTATTATCTAAAATGCAGGAAAATCTTAATAAAAAAATATTATCATTATTAAAGAATATTGGTGCAGCAGCAGAAGAAATGCATTATAAAGCTTATGTAGTAGGTGGTTTTGTCCGCGATTTACTTATGGAGAAAGATAATTATGATATAGATATTGTTATAGAAGGTGATGGAGCAAAATTTGCAGTTAATTATGCAAAAAAACATAATGCAAAAGTTTTTGTTCATAAAAAATTTAAAACTGCTGTTGTTTCTTTTGATGATGGATTTAAAATAGATTTTGCAACTGCTAGAACAGAATATTATGTAACACCTGCCGCTGCACCAGAAGTTGTAGAATCATCAGTTAAAAGTGACCTTTTCCGAAGAGATTTTACAATAAATGCAATGGCTGTTCGTTTAGACGGAGCTCAGTTTGGGCTGTTACTTGATTTCTTTATGGGTCAGAAAGATATTCTTGATAAAAAAATCAGAGTTTTACACTCATTAAGTTTTGTTGATGACCCGTCAAGAGCATATAGAGCTATACGGTTTGCTGTCCGTTTTGGGTTTGAGATAGGCAGCCATACAGACAGACTTATAAAACATGCCGAAAGTCTTGATTTATTCAGCAGAATAATAGGTCAAAGACAGTTTTTAGAGCTTAAATATATTTTAGCAGAAGATGGTTATTTATTTGCTTTACAGTTAATGAATAAATATAATATGCTTAGATTTTACAGCACTAAAATAAAATATGATGATGAATTAATAAATAAATTTAAGCGTTCAGAACATCTTTTAAACTGGTATAAAATACAATTTGAAGAAGATATTGAAGTATGGAGAATGCGGTTTAATATATTATTTTTTCCAGAAAAAGGAGAAAATTTTATATCTTTAATAGATAAATTTGAGCTTTCATCAAAAGAAGCATCTATCTTAAAAGATGACCATAAGTATATGGAGTATGCTGTAAGTTTATTTAAAAGATATAAAGACCACAAACCTTCTTTTATATATGGAGTATGTTCTAATTTATCAGTAGAAAGTGCACTTGCTCTTGCTGCTGTTATGGGGGAAAGTAAGCAGGATATTATAAAAGATTATCTTACAGAATATAAAAATGTAAAAATTGATTTATCTGGGCAGGATTTAATTGAAGCAGGTATACCAAAAGGGCCTGAAATAAAAAAAGCACTAGATGTGTTGTTAAAAGCAAAGTTAGATGGTATAGTTAATACAAAAGAAGATGAATTATTATTCATAAAAAATGAATTTGGAGTATAA